Proteins encoded within one genomic window of Deltaproteobacteria bacterium:
- a CDS encoding response regulator, whose protein sequence is MGSAAVLIVEDDEFLRTAMKEAFEKKSLGVLGVATATEALQVLNTESVEYVFLDCFLPGSSGDQLAIKIKQEFANKKIKVILMSGIYTDKSSIQELLKTTQASAFIKKPFDLEQVIQLVQKKSTESDSPRKILYQTFSKDLVSTREKRKIIESIEKISGFDLPFIYSLLTESKSSGYLNIYFNDSSVSGISFSNGCIVGVDIEDKSTYIGEMLIQGGFVSPEDIQKALQTKNNQRLGQRLISSNLMSPHALDMTMIEQMNVRLSKTITEKNVKLSFAASEVELTQPCIDSDILLNYLNDWIASKIPINWLKSLYAMWSGHLIIPTSTFKMNHPAMGMNLVMSLPGLDVALQQKNTLNSLLNKPEYNHTALYKALHFLLTKGLIYFSKEIYFQNESEHIVFLQKLQIQLKDKNNFEILQALGLSQFTSKELAKEEIKNLIGVQPNQNQIKILKIWMAIHNKISQAIDSINSEDKKKMEQDAEKNESANRLKASQLVEEARKDLLLNEFSKALEKLKEAGRLSSNIFQLNIFLAWAKLGKVMGKKDRELVKEIEMDLMQVSPDERYDSLYPYVMGLYYKSKNDLLNAKKSFDKSLAMDSTFISARRELSIVEMLIKKNKKNDNIFTMDLKDFVTVLFNKK, encoded by the coding sequence ATGGGAAGTGCCGCCGTATTGATCGTTGAAGATGACGAGTTTCTAAGAACAGCCATGAAGGAAGCTTTTGAAAAAAAGTCTTTGGGTGTGTTGGGGGTAGCTACAGCTACAGAAGCTTTACAAGTTTTAAATACAGAAAGTGTGGAGTATGTGTTTCTGGATTGCTTTCTGCCTGGTTCCTCAGGAGATCAGTTGGCCATTAAAATCAAACAAGAATTTGCTAATAAAAAAATTAAAGTCATTTTGATGTCGGGAATTTATACTGATAAAAGTTCAATTCAGGAGCTATTAAAAACGACACAAGCTTCTGCATTTATTAAAAAACCATTTGATCTTGAGCAGGTGATTCAACTCGTTCAGAAAAAGTCCACTGAAAGTGACTCTCCAAGAAAGATCCTGTATCAAACATTTTCGAAAGACTTGGTTTCTACAAGGGAAAAAAGAAAAATAATTGAATCTATTGAAAAAATATCTGGATTTGATTTGCCCTTTATTTATAGTTTGCTAACGGAGTCTAAAAGTTCAGGATATTTAAATATCTATTTTAATGATTCGAGTGTCTCAGGCATTTCGTTTTCGAATGGGTGTATTGTGGGAGTTGATATCGAAGATAAGTCTACTTATATAGGAGAGATGCTCATACAGGGTGGTTTTGTTTCCCCTGAAGATATTCAAAAAGCTCTACAAACTAAAAACAATCAGAGATTAGGTCAGAGACTCATATCATCAAATTTAATGAGTCCGCATGCCTTAGACATGACGATGATTGAACAAATGAATGTCAGACTGTCTAAAACTATTACTGAAAAAAATGTCAAACTAAGTTTTGCAGCCAGTGAAGTGGAGCTAACTCAACCTTGTATTGATTCGGATATACTATTAAATTATTTGAATGATTGGATCGCCTCTAAAATTCCGATCAACTGGTTAAAAAGTCTATATGCCATGTGGTCCGGGCATTTAATCATACCGACAAGTACCTTTAAAATGAATCATCCAGCCATGGGGATGAATTTAGTGATGAGCTTGCCTGGACTCGACGTAGCATTGCAACAAAAAAATACTCTGAATTCTTTGCTTAATAAGCCGGAATATAATCACACGGCATTGTATAAAGCTCTCCATTTTCTATTAACAAAGGGTTTAATTTATTTCTCGAAGGAAATTTACTTTCAAAATGAAAGTGAGCATATTGTATTTTTGCAAAAGCTTCAGATTCAACTTAAAGATAAAAATAACTTTGAAATACTTCAAGCTTTGGGGCTTTCTCAATTTACAAGTAAAGAATTAGCTAAAGAGGAAATAAAAAACTTAATTGGAGTTCAACCAAATCAAAACCAAATTAAGATATTAAAAATATGGATGGCAATACATAATAAAATTTCCCAAGCCATTGACAGTATAAATAGTGAAGATAAGAAAAAAATGGAACAAGACGCCGAAAAAAATGAATCAGCAAATCGATTGAAAGCAAGTCAGCTGGTTGAAGAGGCTCGAAAAGACCTACTTTTAAATGAGTTTTCTAAAGCTTTAGAAAAGCTAAAGGAAGCGGGTCGATTAAGTAGCAATATTTTTCAACTAAACATTTTTTTAGCCTGGGCAAAGCTGGGTAAAGTCATGGGTAAAAAAGATAGAGAATTAGTTAAAGAAATTGAAATGGATTTAATGCAAGTCTCACCCGATGAACGTTATGATTCCTTATATCCGTATGTTATGGGTTTATATTACAAGTCTAAAAATGATTTGTTAAACGCAAAAAAATCATTTGATAAATCATTAGCAATGGATTCGACCTTCATTTCAGCACGAAGAGAACTGAGCATTGTAGAAATGCTTATTAAAAAGAATAAAAAAAATGACAACATTTTCACTATGGATTTAAAGGACTTTGTAACCGTTTTATTCAACAAAAAGTAA
- a CDS encoding FecR domain-containing protein yields MVKFNKTDRVIFAVSILIILIYSYYLYDDSFLFNSEKSSYNVIGTLSSSNKDVRRKPVESFLWSPAKVKEVLHEQDSIFTGERSKAEIQLSDGSIIQLSENSLITLTRKSGDLELNLKYGEIQTEIKSTAKLQVKTEKENFVIQNYKKNNSKMKIKRSKSEEPKFGLLDGSLSISSLDKKEKKILDKVELVKVEPIKEVKPVAKIKLLSPDKTKITLLHKEQGFFLNWSSENITEEKLIISSDNKFESITTSKEKVQNKALINNINSGKYFWKVQGLDSNNNLISSPVQNFELSIFTNPTITSPNNKAQLDYQTNEDISKWTTNIPISWQSDFIDYEYQISSNEDFSKDLISNSTNQKNINFKARNGKYYLRVRGKHSNALGSWSPTVSFDVVAHSIVEPPLESPILLTKNIMIKTKNTREPASVLPAKISWAKPNGASKFILEISQNKDFTGKSSIELKSDTYSYLPQRKAKQFFRVKAVSKTKVESAYSEIGELSVEIQKPTLFKILPITFKSTNPNESIPNVEFPISWTNMPLVKKYSVEYADNPSFIKSKLVESTKNALNIKVSQPGPYYFRVIASLPEDNQSSFISNSEKTEYVFKQKIPAPVLNEPRNKMTVFLQQELEPFIWINWEAQKSSDQYHFQLSTDKEFKKFILDKKITDNKFLIKERLPLGKIYWRVRSLNKDEDLNSDWSVKREFILLHSKNNESFQ; encoded by the coding sequence ATGGTTAAGTTTAACAAAACAGACAGGGTTATTTTTGCTGTCTCTATTTTAATAATTCTTATTTATTCATATTATCTATATGATGATTCTTTTTTATTTAATTCTGAAAAATCTTCCTACAATGTTATCGGCACACTTTCATCTTCCAACAAAGATGTTCGGAGAAAGCCAGTTGAAAGTTTTTTGTGGTCTCCAGCAAAAGTCAAAGAGGTTTTACATGAGCAAGATAGCATCTTCACTGGAGAGCGGTCAAAAGCAGAAATACAGTTAAGTGATGGCTCGATTATTCAATTATCTGAAAACTCATTAATTACACTTACGAGAAAATCTGGCGATCTTGAGTTAAACCTAAAATATGGTGAAATCCAAACAGAGATCAAAAGTACTGCAAAACTTCAAGTAAAAACTGAAAAAGAAAATTTTGTCATCCAGAATTACAAAAAGAATAACTCAAAAATGAAAATCAAAAGGTCAAAGTCAGAGGAGCCTAAATTTGGACTCCTTGACGGTTCCCTTTCTATTTCATCTCTAGATAAAAAAGAAAAGAAAATTTTAGATAAGGTTGAACTTGTTAAAGTCGAGCCCATTAAGGAAGTTAAACCTGTTGCTAAAATTAAGCTCCTCAGTCCTGATAAAACTAAAATTACTTTACTTCACAAAGAACAAGGTTTTTTTCTTAATTGGAGTTCAGAAAATATCACAGAAGAAAAACTGATAATCTCCAGCGACAATAAGTTTGAGTCCATCACGACATCTAAAGAAAAGGTTCAAAATAAAGCACTTATCAATAATATTAATTCTGGAAAATATTTTTGGAAAGTTCAGGGGCTGGACTCTAATAACAACCTAATCTCTTCACCAGTTCAAAATTTTGAATTATCTATTTTTACAAATCCGACAATCACCTCTCCTAATAATAAAGCTCAGCTAGATTATCAAACAAATGAAGATATTTCGAAATGGACCACAAATATACCCATCTCCTGGCAAAGTGATTTCATCGATTACGAGTATCAAATTTCAAGCAACGAAGATTTTTCAAAAGACCTCATCTCTAATTCTACAAATCAAAAAAATATTAACTTTAAGGCAAGAAATGGGAAATATTATTTGAGGGTTCGCGGCAAACACAGTAATGCACTTGGGTCTTGGAGCCCTACTGTTTCCTTTGACGTGGTGGCACATTCTATAGTGGAACCGCCACTGGAATCACCCATTTTACTAACAAAAAACATTATGATAAAAACAAAAAACACAAGAGAACCTGCCTCTGTACTTCCTGCAAAAATCTCATGGGCGAAGCCAAATGGCGCAAGCAAATTTATTTTGGAAATTTCTCAGAATAAGGATTTCACAGGAAAGTCTAGCATTGAATTAAAATCGGATACTTATTCTTATCTACCCCAACGTAAAGCAAAACAGTTCTTCCGCGTCAAGGCCGTATCAAAAACTAAAGTAGAAAGCGCTTATAGTGAAATAGGAGAATTGAGTGTCGAAATTCAAAAACCTACCTTATTTAAAATTTTACCTATTACCTTTAAATCGACGAATCCCAATGAATCCATTCCAAATGTTGAGTTTCCTATATCATGGACAAATATGCCCCTTGTTAAAAAATACTCCGTTGAATATGCTGATAATCCTTCTTTTATAAAATCAAAATTGGTTGAAAGTACTAAAAATGCATTAAATATCAAAGTATCTCAGCCTGGACCCTATTATTTTCGCGTCATTGCTTCCTTGCCCGAAGACAACCAATCCTCTTTCATCTCAAATTCTGAAAAAACTGAATATGTTTTTAAGCAAAAAATTCCAGCTCCTGTTCTTAATGAACCTAGAAATAAAATGACTGTTTTTTTACAACAAGAATTGGAACCGTTTATTTGGATTAACTGGGAAGCTCAAAAAAGTTCTGATCAATATCACTTTCAATTGTCAACTGATAAAGAATTTAAAAAATTTATTCTTGATAAAAAAATTACAGATAATAAATTTTTGATCAAAGAAAGGCTCCCCCTTGGTAAAATTTATTGGCGTGTCCGAAGCTTAAATAAAGATGAAGACTTGAACTCAGATTGGTCTGTAAAACGTGAATTCATTTTACTGCATAGTAAGAACAATGAGTCGTTTCAATGA
- a CDS encoding SpoIIE family protein phosphatase produces MQKNTFSLRYKILILLTVIPLITLSVYLVLAMKVFQDDKVAYVYDSSSKFSNAVSAQIGIQLNSVLSSNKFLFQEYLNSQNFNLVAKNFFKNENTTDLVAVYEIDEKNKGFKYVSHLEKFEGNFSNVKEKLESILRQEIYYVNGNKRIIYSLFNDERLLFFEKLPPDPERGNKAIYFSIMMRAGDLFDLFSTVSSQKIYLLNNKGFILLGPQETIGTELKKNIPLKFLDNNESIQLNGVEATKDQNNQEYFISFAQVGIGGLTVVSAVLKSKALSALDILLKKSIIFFVLLIAVTAIVSLIASSTITTAITQLFQATKQVSEGKFDMRVHVKSSDEVGVLADNFNKMAEEVSRLLDQTAEKARMENELQTAKTVQETLFPETIKKISNLEIAGFYEPASECGGDWWHYCEIGQRVFFWIGDATGHGAPSALITSAAKSAAVIIETLDVGPGKAMEYLNKCIFEVSRGRLMMTFFIGCYDKITGIFTYSNASHETPFLLKKSEKALKKKELIPLNEVNNPRLGQSKDTEYQESCIPMDQDDLVFFYTDGIPDIRNSKDEPWGEREFVKAIIKAHFESPDAEKFVNNFSHLFQEYRQGKTLVDDVTFFVVKNKNKLI; encoded by the coding sequence GTGCAGAAAAATACATTTTCACTTAGGTATAAAATACTCATATTATTAACAGTTATTCCGTTAATAACACTTTCTGTTTATTTAGTTTTAGCAATGAAAGTATTTCAGGACGACAAAGTTGCTTATGTTTATGATTCCAGCAGTAAATTTTCAAATGCAGTTTCGGCTCAAATTGGAATCCAGTTAAATTCTGTCTTATCATCAAATAAATTTTTATTTCAAGAGTACTTGAACAGTCAGAATTTCAATTTAGTTGCAAAAAATTTCTTTAAAAATGAAAACACAACGGATCTTGTCGCTGTTTATGAAATTGATGAAAAAAATAAGGGCTTTAAATACGTAAGCCATTTAGAAAAGTTTGAGGGAAATTTTTCTAACGTTAAAGAAAAATTGGAGTCGATTCTTCGTCAGGAAATATACTATGTAAATGGGAACAAAAGAATTATTTATAGTTTATTTAATGATGAAAGACTACTTTTTTTTGAAAAACTGCCACCTGATCCTGAGAGAGGCAATAAAGCAATCTATTTTTCAATAATGATGAGGGCGGGAGATTTATTTGATTTGTTTTCTACTGTTTCTTCGCAAAAAATATATTTACTAAATAATAAAGGTTTTATTTTACTAGGACCTCAAGAGACCATCGGTACTGAGTTAAAGAAAAATATTCCACTTAAATTCTTAGATAATAATGAAAGTATTCAACTCAATGGAGTTGAGGCTACAAAAGATCAAAACAATCAAGAATATTTTATTTCTTTTGCACAAGTTGGAATTGGGGGACTCACCGTCGTGTCAGCAGTTCTTAAGTCCAAAGCCTTGTCAGCCCTAGATATTTTATTAAAAAAATCTATTATTTTCTTTGTATTATTAATTGCGGTAACGGCCATAGTTTCATTAATTGCCTCCTCAACAATTACAACAGCAATCACTCAATTATTCCAGGCAACGAAACAAGTGAGTGAAGGAAAGTTTGACATGAGAGTTCATGTAAAATCCTCTGATGAAGTAGGAGTCCTAGCCGATAATTTTAATAAGATGGCTGAGGAGGTTTCACGCTTATTGGATCAAACTGCAGAAAAGGCAAGAATGGAAAATGAGCTACAAACGGCAAAAACAGTTCAAGAGACTCTTTTCCCGGAAACAATCAAAAAGATTTCTAATTTAGAAATTGCTGGATTTTATGAGCCAGCGAGTGAGTGCGGAGGGGATTGGTGGCACTATTGTGAAATAGGCCAAAGGGTCTTTTTTTGGATTGGAGATGCCACAGGGCATGGAGCGCCTTCCGCGCTGATAACGAGTGCTGCGAAATCAGCGGCTGTAATCATTGAAACGCTAGACGTAGGTCCGGGAAAAGCCATGGAGTATCTAAATAAGTGTATTTTTGAAGTGTCCAGAGGGCGCTTGATGATGACATTTTTTATAGGTTGTTATGATAAAATTACTGGAATTTTTACTTATTCAAATGCATCACATGAGACACCTTTCTTATTGAAAAAATCAGAAAAGGCTTTGAAAAAAAAGGAGCTTATTCCGTTAAATGAGGTCAATAATCCAAGGCTGGGACAAAGTAAAGACACTGAATATCAAGAAAGCTGCATTCCAATGGATCAAGATGATTTGGTATTTTTTTATACAGACGGAATACCTGACATCAGAAATTCAAAAGATGAACCTTGGGGAGAAAGAGAATTTGTTAAAGCAATAATTAAAGCCCACTTCGAGAGTCCTGACGCAGAAAAATTTGTGAATAACTTTTCTCATTTGTTTCAGGAATATCGGCAGGGAAAAACTTTAGTTGATGACGTAACTTTTTTTGTGGTTAAAAATAAAAATAAACTGATTTGA
- a CDS encoding RNA pseudouridine synthase, translated as MKIVYENSDLIFVEKKSMVLTVPPRIKDSRPVLGTLLQEKCKIKLFPVHRLDYEVSGIVGFAKNEKSHRVAQSWFEERKILKFYEAQSEMQSFDHWPLSVPNHRLCLEIKEGESFQWESKILRGKKRSFFSPIGDLAMTVARVEKIKNHRVFWILNPVTGKPHQLRLELSYRGFPICGDSLYGSRVKSSDLGIDLNSYLLDFTQIKREQRLDLPNYIEIARKFV; from the coding sequence ATGAAGATTGTTTATGAAAATTCGGATCTCATTTTCGTTGAAAAAAAGTCAATGGTTTTAACAGTGCCTCCAAGGATCAAGGATTCTCGTCCAGTGTTAGGTACCCTTCTTCAAGAAAAATGCAAAATCAAACTATTTCCTGTGCATCGGTTAGATTATGAGGTTTCTGGTATTGTAGGTTTTGCAAAAAATGAAAAATCTCATCGAGTGGCTCAATCTTGGTTCGAAGAGAGAAAAATTCTTAAGTTTTACGAAGCTCAATCGGAAATGCAATCCTTTGATCATTGGCCATTAAGCGTTCCTAATCACCGTCTTTGTCTTGAAATAAAAGAGGGGGAATCCTTTCAGTGGGAGTCAAAAATCTTAAGAGGAAAAAAGCGATCTTTTTTCAGCCCCATCGGGGATTTGGCTATGACGGTGGCCCGGGTAGAGAAAATAAAGAATCATCGGGTTTTTTGGATTCTCAACCCGGTAACAGGAAAGCCTCATCAGTTGAGGTTAGAATTAAGTTATAGAGGTTTTCCTATTTGTGGTGACAGCTTATATGGATCCAGAGTGAAAAGTTCAGACCTTGGAATTGATTTGAATAGCTACCTTTTGGATTTTACACAAATTAAAAGAGAGCAAAGGTTGGATCTCCCAAATTATATCGAAATTGCAAGGAAGTTTGTATGA
- a CDS encoding RlmE family RNA methyltransferase, translating into MNYNPKDHYFKKAKKENYVARSIYKLEEIDQKFKVFKKNDVVLDLGASPGSWSQYALQRVGEFGKVIGVDLSPVSFKNAKYIFCQQDIYQMNWQEILQFNQVSSFNVVLSDMAPKTTGIKLTDQARSLDLCLKALEISKLYLKSEGSFVCKLFHGNDFKILVSELKKIYKQVEALKPDSTRKMSKEIFLIGIGKK; encoded by the coding sequence ATGAATTACAATCCCAAAGACCATTATTTTAAGAAGGCTAAAAAAGAAAACTATGTAGCCAGGTCTATTTATAAATTAGAGGAAATAGATCAAAAGTTTAAAGTCTTTAAAAAAAATGATGTCGTTCTTGATTTGGGGGCTAGTCCTGGTTCCTGGTCCCAATATGCGCTTCAGAGGGTTGGAGAATTTGGCAAAGTGATAGGTGTAGATCTAAGTCCAGTGAGTTTTAAAAATGCCAAATATATTTTTTGTCAGCAGGATATTTATCAAATGAATTGGCAAGAGATTCTACAGTTCAATCAGGTAAGTAGTTTCAATGTGGTGTTATCTGATATGGCACCTAAGACCACGGGAATCAAATTGACAGATCAAGCTAGATCTTTAGATTTGTGTTTAAAAGCTTTAGAGATTTCTAAATTGTACTTAAAATCGGAAGGAAGTTTTGTTTGCAAACTATTTCATGGAAATGATTTTAAAATTTTAGTCTCTGAATTGAAAAAAATATATAAACAAGTAGAAGCTCTTAAACCAGATTCAACAAGAAAAATGAGTAAGGAAATATTTTTAATTGGAATAGGAAAAAAATGA
- a CDS encoding MFS transporter, with translation MSRTYNKKTLSWVLYDWANSSFSTTVMAGFFPLFFKTYWSQGFSSVETTSKLGTTIGISSFLIAILSPIFGTIADLKHLKKFFLVFFMFVGVLSCASLGIIGQGKWLLAMIFYGLGMMSFNASNTFYDSLLPYVAEEKDLDFISALGYSLGYLGGGLLFLLNVVMYLNPEFFGFSSGTEAVKFSFLSVAMWWFLFSIPLIIYVKEPSLNLKPKQSWGGLAKKSFLMLKATLSDIVSDKNLFFFMMAFWLYIDGVYTVIVMAVDYGISLNFEPKHLIGALLITQFIGFPCTYLFGYFAKKWGCRLPILICIGIYCLAIIFATQMKTPIHFYLLAIIIGMAQGGIQSLSRSMFSKMIPKEKSGEYFGFMNLIGKFASVLGPFIVALTVLFTGKSELGLLGLVVLFGLGAFLLIKVREP, from the coding sequence ATGAGTCGAACCTACAATAAGAAAACACTTAGCTGGGTTCTTTATGACTGGGCTAATAGCAGTTTTTCAACGACGGTAATGGCTGGTTTCTTTCCTTTGTTCTTTAAAACATACTGGAGCCAAGGCTTTTCATCCGTTGAAACAACTTCGAAATTAGGAACGACCATTGGAATATCCAGCTTTTTAATTGCCATTTTGTCTCCTATTTTTGGAACTATTGCTGATTTAAAACATTTGAAGAAGTTTTTTTTAGTTTTTTTTATGTTTGTAGGAGTTCTTTCCTGCGCGAGTTTAGGAATTATCGGCCAAGGGAAATGGTTGTTAGCCATGATTTTTTATGGTTTGGGAATGATGTCCTTTAATGCTAGTAATACTTTTTATGATTCCCTGCTACCTTATGTTGCAGAAGAAAAGGATTTAGATTTTATTTCGGCTCTGGGTTATTCTTTAGGTTATTTAGGAGGCGGGTTACTTTTTCTACTAAATGTTGTCATGTACCTAAATCCTGAGTTTTTTGGATTTTCCAGTGGAACAGAGGCTGTAAAGTTTTCTTTTTTAAGTGTGGCTATGTGGTGGTTTTTATTCTCAATTCCATTAATAATTTATGTTAAAGAGCCTTCTTTAAACCTTAAACCTAAACAAAGTTGGGGGGGGCTGGCTAAAAAGAGCTTTCTCATGCTCAAAGCGACTCTATCAGATATTGTTAGCGATAAAAATTTATTTTTCTTTATGATGGCATTTTGGCTATACATCGATGGTGTCTACACTGTCATTGTGATGGCGGTTGATTATGGGATCTCTTTAAATTTTGAGCCAAAGCATCTGATTGGAGCCTTATTAATTACGCAGTTTATTGGTTTTCCTTGTACCTATTTGTTTGGTTATTTTGCAAAAAAATGGGGGTGCCGGTTACCAATTCTCATTTGTATTGGCATCTACTGTTTAGCCATTATATTTGCAACCCAAATGAAGACGCCAATTCACTTTTACCTGCTAGCAATTATTATCGGTATGGCGCAAGGTGGAATTCAATCTTTAAGTCGTTCCATGTTTTCTAAAATGATTCCAAAAGAAAAGAGTGGGGAATATTTTGGATTTATGAACTTAATTGGAAAATTTGCTTCGGTTTTAGGCCCATTTATTGTTGCTTTAACCGTCTTGTTTACTGGAAAATCTGAGTTAGGTTTACTTGGACTCGTTGTTTTATTTGGATTGGGAGCTTTCCTTCTTATAAAAGTTAGAGAACCTTAG
- a CDS encoding Hpt domain-containing protein, with protein MNENVFDSLLEPVFIVNKDLIVLYCNESASQLTSLSIRKIVKSQKILTELLQFKSNIDLFTQLSSIKDPTPYIEIEFSTVLIQEGKAQLTIQLFSNNSWLVYFRDVTLEERLQKKYRSELEKKEKVINDLEIAKIQLEIYSKQLESLVAERTKEITSLNKMMKALLDSLNQGFFVFHPDGKCLPFYSKACLKIIECDPSYKFIWDVLNVEADKILGFKNWLLTLFSEMLPFEDLTPLGPSRRRHSLNREVSIEYFPIRNESQLIEAVVCVASDITDLVEAKIQAEKDRTQVEAILKIVQHKKQAELFYNESEKGIKRLSQLLAKTIQVNDSDEVIRILHTLKGGAASFSFVELKTICHDMESFYLSIKSNPNEHELKQLQNCLFTLQEAFKSVTAHHYKIFGSMPASSDKRIDMELTDFLKIIEQLPSTQQINFLENKYLYETISNHVLHFKNVTSSTAKQLKKEISPLKMSGENILVPKNKFDYLFQVLVHCLRNSIDHGIELPENRIKVSKPVCGQIEINFSLIENVDTNLKCLQIALKDDGQGIDPNKIREKLLKMKSPMAQQSDAEIIYRIFDSSFSTKDDITEISGRGVGMNAVLAEVTALGGVIRIESKVGAYSHFIIQVPFANPLSLSRAA; from the coding sequence ATGAACGAGAACGTTTTTGATTCACTATTAGAACCTGTATTTATAGTTAATAAAGACTTAATTGTTCTTTATTGTAATGAGTCTGCCAGTCAGTTGACCAGTTTATCTATTCGAAAAATTGTGAAATCGCAAAAAATTCTCACTGAACTTCTTCAGTTCAAATCTAACATCGACCTTTTTACCCAGTTAAGTTCAATAAAGGATCCTACTCCCTATATTGAAATCGAATTCTCTACAGTTCTAATTCAAGAGGGAAAAGCCCAACTGACGATTCAATTATTTTCCAATAACTCATGGCTCGTTTATTTTAGGGACGTTACACTCGAAGAAAGATTACAAAAAAAATACCGTTCTGAGCTAGAAAAAAAAGAAAAAGTTATCAATGACTTAGAAATTGCAAAAATCCAACTGGAAATCTACTCTAAACAACTAGAATCACTAGTAGCCGAAAGAACCAAGGAAATCACCTCACTTAACAAAATGATGAAAGCTCTTTTGGACAGCCTTAATCAAGGTTTTTTTGTTTTTCATCCTGATGGCAAGTGTTTACCATTTTATTCTAAGGCCTGTTTAAAGATTATTGAATGCGATCCCTCTTATAAGTTTATATGGGATGTATTAAACGTGGAAGCTGATAAAATTCTTGGTTTTAAAAATTGGCTATTGACTTTATTTTCCGAAATGCTTCCCTTCGAAGACTTAACACCTTTAGGCCCCTCCCGGAGGCGTCATTCCTTGAATAGGGAAGTTTCCATTGAATATTTTCCAATCAGAAATGAGTCTCAACTCATTGAGGCCGTTGTCTGCGTTGCTAGTGATATTACCGATCTTGTGGAAGCAAAAATTCAGGCAGAAAAGGATAGAACCCAAGTTGAAGCCATTCTAAAAATAGTTCAACATAAAAAGCAAGCTGAGCTTTTCTATAATGAATCTGAAAAGGGAATCAAAAGATTATCTCAACTTCTCGCTAAAACTATTCAGGTCAATGATTCGGATGAGGTTATCCGAATTCTTCATACCTTAAAAGGCGGGGCTGCCAGTTTTTCTTTTGTTGAGCTTAAAACTATTTGTCATGACATGGAGTCATTTTATCTTTCAATCAAAAGCAACCCCAACGAACATGAATTAAAGCAACTACAGAACTGTTTATTTACTCTTCAAGAAGCATTTAAGTCCGTTACGGCTCATCATTATAAAATATTTGGCTCAATGCCTGCGTCTAGTGATAAAAGAATTGATATGGAATTAACGGATTTTCTTAAAATCATCGAGCAGTTACCATCAACTCAACAAATAAACTTTCTTGAAAACAAATATCTCTATGAAACCATTAGTAACCATGTTCTTCACTTTAAAAATGTAACCAGCTCAACTGCCAAGCAGTTAAAGAAAGAAATCTCTCCTCTTAAAATGAGTGGCGAAAATATTCTTGTTCCAAAAAATAAATTTGATTATCTGTTTCAGGTTCTCGTCCACTGCCTACGGAACTCTATAGATCATGGAATTGAATTGCCAGAGAATCGAATAAAGGTAAGTAAACCCGTTTGTGGGCAAATTGAAATTAATTTTTCACTAATTGAGAATGTCGATACAAATTTAAAATGTTTGCAGATTGCCCTCAAAGATGATGGTCAAGGAATAGATCCAAATAAAATTCGTGAAAAATTGTTAAAAATGAAGTCTCCTATGGCTCAGCAATCAGATGCCGAAATCATTTATAGAATTTTTGATTCGTCTTTTTCAACGAAAGACGACATCACTGAAATCAGTGGCCGTGGAGTGGGAATGAACGCGGTGCTTGCTGAGGTGACGGCACTTGGAGGAGTGATTCGCATTGAATCCAAAGTGGGCGCGTACAGTCACTTCATCATTCAAGTGCCCTTTGCAAATCCCCTTTCTCTATCTAGGGCAGCATAG